The Ranitomeya imitator isolate aRanImi1 chromosome 3, aRanImi1.pri, whole genome shotgun sequence genome has a window encoding:
- the RASL11A gene encoding ras-like protein family member 11A — MTAAGSASCRVVCAVPRAALIAFPGSTAAAAGAEPVYKARRAAQCCRPQRPIHTLPGPAAGTALRLLDDHRCVTGHYPASLMRLPTMSSNFLLAPIPESADYFTVRDIKMAVMGASSVGKTAMIVRFLTKRFIGDYETNTGNLYSRLVSVDGEHMSVQIQDTPGYVKMDDDISQVADMLRCVQSAEGFLLVYSITDYRSYEFIRHLHQHIRKVHSDTKTPIIIVANKGDLLHVRQVTPEAGIQLATELGCSFVEISTSENCQDVCEVFHHLCKEISKHQSTSNGEKRRSSIIPRPKSPNMQDLKRRFKQALSPKVKSPSAMA, encoded by the exons ATGACAGCAGCGGGGAGCGCGTCATGCCGCGTGGTGTGCGCCGTCCCCCGGGCCGCCCTCATCGCCTTTCCTGGCAGCACCGCGGCGGCTGCTGGGGCTGAGCCGGTATATAAGGCGCGGAGAGCCGCACAGTGCTGCAGACCACAGCGACCCATCCACACACTGCCCGGACCGGCTGCAGGAACCGCACTGCGACTCTTGGATGACCACCGCTGTGTGACCGGACATTACCCTGCGTCTCTGATGCGTCTACCGACCATGTCCAGCAACTTCCTACTTGCGCCAATTCCGGAGTCTGCGGACTATTTCACTGTCCGGGATATTAAAATGGCTGTGATGGGGGCAAGCAGCGTGGGCAAGACTG CGATGATCGTCCGCTTCCTGACAAAACGATTTATTGGAGACTATGAGACAAATACTG GAAACCTCTACTCCAGACTCGTGAGTGTAGACGGTGAACACATGTCCGTGCAGATCCAGGACACCCCCGGTTATGTCAAG ATGGACGATGACATATCCCAGGTGGCGGACATGTTGCGGTGCGTGCAGTCAGCAGAAGGCTTCCTCCTGGTGTACTCCATCACAGACTACAGGAGCTACGAGTTCATCCGTCACCTCCACCAGCACATCCGAAAAGTCCATTCCGACACCAAGACTCCCATCATCATAGTGGCCAATAAAGGGGACCTTCTCCACGTGCGGCAGGTCACTCCCGAAGCCGGGATTCAGCTCGCCACCGAACTGGGCTGCTCGTTTGTAGAAATTTCCACTAGTGAAAACTGTCAGGACGTTTGTGAAGTGTTCCATCATCTCTGCAAAGAGATCAGCAAACACCAATCCACCAGCAACGGCGAGAAGAGGCGAAGCTCCATAATCCCCCGGCCAAAGTCACCAAACATGCAGGACTTAAAGCGACGTTTCAAACAGGCGCTGTCCCCCAAAGTAAAGAGTCCGTCAGCCATGGCGTAG